The region AAATCCATGTCTTGAAACTTCTCGAGGCGTTTATCAAGCCCATTGAGCTCAACTCGAATATTAATGCTGACAGCCATATTTATCACCAGTATGGTTCATCTAAGGTGAATATTGGAGGTTCATTGTTTGTAGAAGCGAAACCGCTTTGGTAGTTGCTTCTTTGTGGAGCGTCAATCATGAGGTCTCCTATTGCAATCTTCTCGAGCATGGAGATAGCTCGCTCATATCGTTTGACTTGATACTCGTCAAAGTTTGGCATTTGAGAGGAGTAAAGAGACTCAGCAAGAAAGAAGATAGCTAAGTCAATTGTAATGTGTTTAATGGGCTCTGGTACTGGGTTGAATGGAGTCACATAAGCAACCTTGAGGTGGCTATCAACTAATGTGGTTGCTTTCTTAATGTGAAACTCAATATCTTCGTCTTTAATTTGTGGAGGTAACTTCGTCATAACGTTGCGAATGTCACTGACTGTGGCATACATTATTTGTCACCTTCTTTGGTTGCCTTCTCCTTCTTAGAAGGCTTTTTCTCGTCTTTGACCTCCTCGGCAACTTTTAATTGAATCAATCGTTTACCTTGCTCGTCAGAAACCTCTAAAATTGTTCCTTTCTTGTTTAAAGTCAAGACGTTATCAACTAAGGTTTTGACTTTCAACCATAACACCTCCCAGAAAAATTCAAGGGAGGGAGAGCGTCTGAGCTAACCTCAAACCCTTTATTTTCTCTCCTCTCCCTTTACCTCAGTATTTCTCCAGTAATATTAACGGACAGCCTTAATGAGCATAATAGCTTTAGGGTCTGTCAAGTATGCTTGAGTGAAGCGAGTTGCTCTTACAATTGTGCGGTCGTTGCTTTGTTCGTTATATACTGCTGTGCGTAATGGCTCAGCGTCCGCAATATCGCCAATTACTTTGCGCTGTAACACTAGGACGTTAGTGTCCGAGAAGTTCTCGTCAACAATGAAGCTCATACCTAAGAAGTCACCTAAGTAGCCACGCAACAGAGCAACGTCTGTGTTGTTTTGGCGCAAAGCGTCACGAACGTCTTTGTTTTTCAACAACATAGCCTCAACTCGAGGGTTAATAACAACTGTGTCAGCTGTATAGCCAAAGTCTCTGACCGCTGTTTTAGCGTCAATTAACTCTTTAATCATGTTCTCTGCTGTGCCCCAGCCACCAGAAGTTAGAGTTTGAATACCAGCTTGCTCGTTTGTAGCAACTTTGTAAGACATGGAGTCAACCATTTTGCGGACGTTCATGGCTAATTTGCGGTAAGCTCGTTCAATTTGTCCGTCAGTACCGTACCGTTGCATTTCATAAGTAATCGGTACCTCTAAGCCATATTTCTTAATGAGGGCTGTTTTTTGTTCTTCTGTCAAACCAATACGTTTGTAGTTCGAGCCTTCTCCAACTTCTGGCACTTCATCGTAGGCTTGACGACCATTAGCGTCTGCGTCAGCGTCTACCATGTATTTAATCGCTAAAGCGTTCACGCTTGTTTGTGTGAAAAGTTGGTCTGCAACGAATTGGTGTCCAATCAAGTCACGAATACGTCTGTCAACGAACTCTCGCTTTAATAAAGGGTGTTGACCTAATACAAAGTCAGCCATGTGCTTCTACCTCCTTTGGTCAATTATTTCAAGTAAGCAATCACAAAGTCTCCGTCAGCGCTTGCTGTCGTTAGAGCTTTTGCAATCACTGCTCCTGTGTTAGTTGTACCGTCTCGGTGA is a window of Geobacillus kaustophilus DNA encoding:
- a CDS encoding phage protein Gp36 family protein, with product MYATVSDIRNVMTKLPPQIKDEDIEFHIKKATTLVDSHLKVAYVTPFNPVPEPIKHITIDLAIFFLAESLYSSQMPNFDEYQVKRYERAISMLEKIAIGDLMIDAPQRSNYQSGFASTNNEPPIFTLDEPYW
- a CDS encoding DUF7302 family protein is translated as MKVKTLVDNVLTLNKKGTILEVSDEQGKRLIQLKVAEEVKDEKKPSKKEKATKEGDK